The following coding sequences are from one Pongo abelii isolate AG06213 chromosome 3, NHGRI_mPonAbe1-v2.0_pri, whole genome shotgun sequence window:
- the LOC129058887 gene encoding MORF4 family associated protein 1 like 2-like has protein sequence MWTRTRREPRKDPGGPAPRVGGEDLASRECEHARAHWRTRRELLEIQSLLDAIKSEMEAEEVPGPQHPAPRAEAEDLVARLCAEAERKAAEAARMGRRIAELHQRIAGCECC, from the coding sequence atgtgGACGCGGACCAGGCGGGAGCCCCGCAAAGACCCAGGTGGCCCCGCGCCCCGCGTGGGCGGCGAGGATCTGGCCTCCCGGGAGTGCGAGCACGCCCGGGCGCACTGGCGGACCCGCAGGGAGCTGCTGGAGATCCAGAGCCTGCTTGACGCCATCAAGAGCGAGATGGAGGCGGAGGAGGTGCCTGGGCCCCAGCACCCAGCCCCGCGCGCGGAGGCGGAGGATCTGGTGGCCAGGTTGTGCGCCGAGGCGGAGAGGAAGGCCGCGGAGGCGGCGCGGATGGGCAGGCGGATCGCGGAGCTGCACCAGCGGATCGCCGGCTGCGAGTGCTGCTGA